A genomic stretch from Komagataeibacter xylinus includes:
- a CDS encoding acyl-CoA dehydrogenase family protein, whose translation MPEIWANRQFSHLLETVRHKALEFRAQRRISADVVELFRKVGVYRALVPACFGGMEASPAEFLEMVEAIATADGSAGWVASFGVSATYLAALPLDTLKELYGNGPDVVFAGAIFPPQPATVSGDGIIVNGRWRYASGCTGASLIGVGVSVAGEVGKLPRMAVMPADKVTIEETWDTIGLAGTGSHDVVVRDVYVPKEWTFIRGGAPSVHLPVYDYPSLSLAAQVLAVVGLGCARRALDELTRFAMGSTSITGAPVLADRSYVQSAVARCEAELTAVRHFFYDETRSAWQDVLAGRAVSEETSNRLRLAATSIAQVSARVAHECYAMGGIVATERDNILARCMLDSLVVAQHAFLARGNYEAAGRILLGRGGRPGYP comes from the coding sequence ATGCCCGAGATCTGGGCAAACCGGCAGTTTTCCCATCTGCTGGAAACCGTTCGGCATAAAGCACTGGAATTCCGCGCTCAACGCCGTATTTCGGCTGATGTTGTCGAGCTGTTTCGCAAGGTCGGGGTCTACCGGGCGCTGGTGCCTGCCTGTTTTGGGGGGATGGAGGCATCTCCGGCCGAGTTTCTTGAAATGGTCGAGGCCATTGCCACGGCCGATGGCTCCGCTGGCTGGGTTGCAAGCTTTGGCGTGTCCGCCACCTATCTCGCGGCGCTCCCGCTCGATACGTTGAAGGAACTGTACGGCAATGGCCCGGATGTCGTGTTTGCCGGCGCCATTTTTCCGCCCCAGCCTGCCACGGTCAGCGGGGATGGCATTATTGTCAACGGGCGCTGGCGCTATGCCAGTGGCTGCACCGGCGCCTCGCTGATCGGGGTTGGCGTGTCCGTGGCGGGTGAGGTCGGCAAGCTGCCGCGCATGGCGGTCATGCCCGCGGACAAGGTCACGATTGAAGAGACATGGGACACGATCGGCCTTGCGGGCACCGGCAGCCACGATGTGGTGGTGCGCGATGTGTATGTGCCGAAAGAGTGGACCTTCATCCGTGGGGGCGCGCCTTCGGTGCACCTGCCGGTGTATGATTATCCCTCGCTCTCGCTTGCGGCGCAGGTGCTTGCGGTCGTGGGGCTGGGCTGCGCGCGGCGTGCGCTCGATGAACTGACGCGTTTTGCCATGGGCAGCACGTCCATCACCGGTGCCCCCGTTCTGGCGGACCGGAGCTATGTGCAGTCCGCCGTGGCCCGGTGCGAGGCGGAACTGACCGCCGTGCGGCATTTCTTTTATGACGAGACGCGCAGCGCCTGGCAGGACGTGCTGGCCGGGCGCGCAGTATCGGAAGAGACATCAAACCGCCTGCGCCTTGCCGCCACCAGTATTGCGCAGGTCAGTGCGCGGGTTGCGCATGAATGCTACGCCATGGGCGGTATTGTCGCAACGGAGCGTGACAACATCCTTGCGCGCTGCATGCTGGACTCGCTGGTTGTTGCGCAGCATGCGTTCCTTGCGCGCGGCAATTACGAGGCTGCGGGGCGTATCCTGCTCGGGCGCGGTGGCCGGCCGGGCTACCCCTGA
- a CDS encoding aromatic-ring-hydroxylating dioxygenase subunit beta, protein MSDLITLADAVALATLEADLLDAAQFTQWLNLYTPEGLYIIPIDPDATDYREVLNYAYDNAEMREKRVERLCSGHSISAAPPARTVRMQGRFRLIEATATTATLRCAQFLVEHRHERERMYAANVIFDVARGADGTLRIARKVVTLINSTDALSAISYIL, encoded by the coding sequence ATGAGCGACCTGATTACACTGGCCGATGCCGTGGCCCTCGCCACGCTCGAGGCGGACCTGCTGGACGCGGCACAGTTTACACAGTGGCTGAATCTTTATACGCCCGAAGGGCTGTACATCATTCCTATCGATCCGGATGCGACCGATTACCGCGAAGTTCTGAACTATGCTTATGACAACGCGGAAATGCGCGAAAAGCGGGTCGAGCGGCTGTGCAGCGGGCATTCCATCTCGGCTGCCCCGCCCGCGCGCACGGTGCGCATGCAGGGCCGCTTCCGCCTGATCGAGGCGACAGCCACCACCGCCACGCTGCGCTGCGCCCAGTTTCTTGTCGAGCACCGGCATGAGCGCGAGCGGATGTACGCAGCCAATGTCATCTTTGATGTCGCGCGTGGGGCGGATGGCACGCTGCGCATTGCCCGCAAGGTCGTGACACTGATCAACTCCACCGACGCACTCAGTGCGATCAGCTACATACTGTAA
- a CDS encoding aromatic ring-hydroxylating dioxygenase subunit alpha, translated as MSLSSPHLPDPAALLDADTAHSSVYNDPDLFEMEMDRIFMHTWVWVAHRSQLPEPGNFITTYVGKHPVIVSRDRKGAVHVMLNRCRHRAATVCEQAKGKTNSFVCPYHGWSYSLDGALRGVPHQDGYDGLLDKAGLPLVALRVEEYNGLIFATFDETIEPLADFLGGARKWIDLFMKQGGGWPVKTMGEHKFSFPGNWKIQLENTTDAYHFPIVHRSFLESVDEQTEDMLNFLGGEGYVEDLGNGHSVMVMIPELVDLDANLDEPIPERFTELAEELSRDYPPEQVRKIVRAVGGSGFNLNLFPNLACSMAFFRVLRPVAVEETEIRHIAIGMDGGPVCANEARLRLHEHFQGPMGFGSPDDAEAWERVQKGARGGEDVRILLNRGIGHEKKREDGNLYSDVSAETGMRAAYRMWLHMMTQGDAA; from the coding sequence ATGAGTCTGTCATCTCCCCATCTACCCGACCCGGCAGCCCTGCTTGATGCCGATACGGCACATTCCTCGGTCTATAATGATCCTGATCTGTTCGAGATGGAAATGGACCGTATTTTCATGCATACATGGGTCTGGGTCGCCCATCGGAGCCAGTTGCCCGAACCTGGCAATTTCATCACCACCTATGTCGGCAAGCATCCTGTTATCGTCTCACGCGATCGCAAGGGGGCCGTTCATGTCATGCTCAACCGCTGCCGCCATCGTGCCGCGACCGTGTGCGAGCAGGCCAAGGGCAAGACAAATTCGTTCGTCTGCCCGTATCATGGTTGGAGCTACAGCCTTGATGGCGCGCTGCGCGGCGTGCCGCACCAGGACGGGTATGATGGCCTGCTTGACAAGGCCGGGCTGCCGCTCGTGGCCCTGCGGGTAGAGGAATATAACGGCCTTATCTTCGCAACATTCGATGAGACCATCGAACCCCTGGCGGATTTTCTTGGCGGCGCGCGCAAATGGATCGACCTGTTCATGAAGCAGGGCGGCGGCTGGCCGGTCAAGACCATGGGCGAGCACAAATTTTCCTTCCCGGGCAACTGGAAGATCCAGCTCGAAAATACGACAGATGCCTATCACTTCCCCATCGTGCATCGTTCCTTTCTTGAATCCGTCGATGAACAGACCGAGGACATGCTCAACTTTCTGGGCGGGGAAGGGTATGTGGAGGATCTGGGCAACGGCCACAGCGTGATGGTCATGATTCCCGAACTGGTGGACCTGGACGCCAATCTGGATGAACCCATTCCCGAGCGCTTCACGGAACTGGCGGAAGAACTCTCCCGCGATTATCCGCCCGAGCAGGTCCGCAAGATCGTGCGCGCGGTGGGTGGCAGCGGCTTCAATCTCAACCTCTTTCCCAATCTTGCCTGTTCCATGGCTTTTTTCCGTGTGTTGCGGCCTGTCGCGGTGGAAGAAACTGAAATCCGCCATATCGCCATTGGCATGGATGGTGGCCCGGTATGCGCCAACGAGGCCAGGCTACGCCTGCACGAGCACTTTCAGGGCCCCATGGGTTTTGGTTCGCCCGATGATGCAGAAGCCTGGGAGCGGGTGCAGAAGGGCGCGCGCGGCGGCGAGGATGTCAGGATCCTGCTCAATCGCGGTATCGGCCATGAAAAGAAGCGTGAGGACGGTAACCTGTACAGTGATGTCAGCGCAGAAACCGGCATGCGCGCCGCCTACCGCATGTGGCTGCACATGATGACGCAGGGAGATGCGGCATGA
- a CDS encoding flavin reductase family protein, with the protein MKETISIPTGGVEAMAPPDRERFRFAMGHFASGVAVVTSSDADINHGATISAVSSVSLDPPQLLVCLNTRSATCKAITETGYFVLHILSAEQEALAFHFAAPAGDKFSDEVGRRDEAGHFFLHEALVHMRCRVSETLTGGTHRVFIAHVETLEVEDGDPLVYFRGKFGKFNPG; encoded by the coding sequence ATGAAGGAAACCATATCCATCCCCACAGGGGGGGTAGAGGCCATGGCGCCCCCGGACCGCGAGCGTTTCCGTTTTGCCATGGGGCATTTTGCTTCCGGTGTTGCGGTCGTAACCTCCAGTGATGCGGATATTAATCATGGCGCGACCATCAGTGCCGTATCCTCCGTGTCACTCGATCCGCCCCAGTTACTGGTCTGCCTCAACACCCGGAGCGCGACATGCAAGGCGATTACGGAAACCGGATATTTCGTTTTGCATATCCTCTCGGCGGAACAGGAGGCGCTGGCATTCCATTTTGCAGCACCCGCGGGCGACAAATTCAGCGATGAGGTCGGCAGGCGGGATGAGGCGGGACATTTCTTCCTGCATGAAGCATTGGTACACATGCGGTGCCGCGTCAGTGAAACACTGACAGGCGGCACGCACAGGGTCTTTATTGCCCATGTCGAGACGCTGGAAGTGGAAGACGGAGATCCTCTGGTCTATTTCCGGGGCAAGTTCGGCAAATTCAATCCGGGCTAG
- a CDS encoding NIPSNAP family protein, with the protein MLYELVTLSVLPARRLSVLDQLERAHHSGAHGFLGCWTSEIGQLNRIVILRAFADAATWLAARQSRIAATTPLGVNADDLHAVSCTTGLGFPFLPVVTPGAYGRVYELRSYRIRPGSMAAMVKGFEQALPARLRVSPLLLAMHELDGEGRFIHIWPYASLEERGRIRAQVVRDGIWPPKSNAAALTYDMRNEILLPAVFSPLQ; encoded by the coding sequence ATGCTGTATGAACTGGTAACGCTTTCGGTCCTGCCTGCGCGGCGCCTGTCGGTTCTGGACCAGCTCGAACGCGCGCACCACAGCGGCGCACACGGTTTTCTGGGCTGCTGGACCAGCGAGATTGGCCAGCTGAACCGTATTGTCATCCTGCGTGCCTTTGCCGATGCCGCTACATGGCTGGCAGCGCGGCAGTCCCGGATTGCGGCCACGACCCCTCTGGGCGTGAATGCGGATGACCTGCATGCGGTCTCCTGCACAACGGGCCTTGGCTTTCCGTTCCTGCCCGTGGTCACACCGGGGGCGTATGGTCGGGTGTATGAACTGCGCAGCTACCGCATCCGGCCGGGGAGCATGGCCGCCATGGTCAAGGGGTTTGAACAGGCCCTGCCGGCACGGCTCAGGGTCTCGCCCCTTCTTCTGGCCATGCATGAACTCGATGGGGAAGGGCGGTTCATTCATATATGGCCGTATGCCTCGCTTGAAGAACGCGGGCGCATCCGTGCGCAGGTGGTGCGCGATGGCATATGGCCCCCAAAAAGCAACGCAGCCGCCCTGACATACGACATGCGCAATGAAATCCTGCTGCCTGCTGTCTTTTCTCCCCTGCAATAG
- a CDS encoding alpha-hydroxy acid oxidase, giving the protein MMLISIDDVRIHARRNLPAWFFDYVEGGAYSETTLRRNRAGFDRYAFLPRVLQSASRPDLSVQIMGMKWAMPVMPGPVGFCGLVHAGGEVLTARVASACGVPMGLSTFSIAPMEDVARATDPARIMLQLYVLKNRDIMRDLLVRARACGIGTLVLTVDTTVTPMRERDARNGFRGAGGLSLRQLVQMAGKPRWFARIMRHGQPQIGNIIRYNMGRTLFEQAANIGREMDPDLSWTDLAWLRDNWQGKLVVKGILHPDDAVQCAQAGVDGIVVSNHGGRQMDGALSTIEALPAIAAAVRARMTILLDGGVRYGTDVVKALALGAHGVMIGRPYVYGLAANGEQGVVDVLDYFADGIRSSLTLLGISTVNALHDQSARYMIQS; this is encoded by the coding sequence ATGATGTTGATAAGTATTGATGACGTCCGAATTCATGCCAGGCGCAACCTGCCCGCGTGGTTTTTTGATTATGTAGAAGGGGGGGCCTATTCCGAGACCACCCTGCGCCGCAACCGGGCCGGATTTGATAGATACGCTTTTTTGCCCCGGGTGCTGCAAAGTGCATCCCGGCCCGACCTGTCGGTTCAGATCATGGGCATGAAATGGGCCATGCCGGTCATGCCCGGGCCGGTGGGTTTTTGCGGCCTGGTTCATGCCGGGGGCGAGGTGTTGACGGCGCGTGTCGCGAGCGCATGCGGGGTGCCCATGGGGCTTTCCACCTTTTCCATCGCGCCGATGGAGGATGTGGCACGGGCGACCGATCCGGCCCGGATCATGCTCCAGCTTTATGTATTGAAGAACCGTGACATCATGCGTGACCTGCTTGTCCGCGCCCGTGCCTGCGGCATCGGCACGCTGGTGCTGACGGTTGACACCACCGTAACCCCCATGCGCGAGCGCGATGCCCGCAACGGCTTCAGGGGGGCAGGGGGGCTGTCCCTGCGGCAACTGGTGCAGATGGCGGGCAAACCACGCTGGTTTGCCCGGATCATGCGCCATGGCCAGCCACAGATAGGCAATATTATCCGCTACAACATGGGGCGGACCCTGTTCGAGCAGGCCGCCAATATCGGCCGGGAAATGGACCCCGACCTGAGCTGGACCGATCTTGCCTGGCTGCGCGACAACTGGCAGGGCAAGCTGGTTGTAAAAGGCATCCTGCACCCTGATGATGCCGTGCAATGCGCACAGGCCGGGGTGGATGGCATTGTGGTGTCCAACCATGGGGGCCGCCAGATGGATGGCGCCCTGTCCACCATCGAGGCATTGCCCGCCATCGCGGCGGCCGTGCGTGCGCGCATGACCATCCTGCTGGATGGGGGAGTGCGTTATGGCACGGATGTGGTCAAGGCGCTCGCACTTGGCGCGCATGGTGTCATGATTGGCCGCCCGTATGTGTACGGCCTTGCCGCCAATGGTGAGCAGGGCGTGGTGGATGTGCTGGATTACTTTGCCGATGGTATCCGCTCATCGCTGACATTGCTTGGTATTTCCACCGTCAATGCCCTCCATGATCAATCCGCGCGGTACATGATCCAGTCCTGA
- a CDS encoding class II aldolase/adducin family protein — protein sequence MSVNDIEEIRKLRIQLAECYHLVDYFGWTEGIFNHISVRLPGAQRRYLVNAFGLNYDEVTPDNLIEVDSGGKLIGDPPEKPNPAGFALHGSIHTARDDIHCVIHTHTTPICAVAMKQGGFSYDNFYGAQLFGRVAYHDFEGITLYDSERPSMLQSLGDRHVLVLRNHGIAVGELDIPRTFFLLWIVQRAAEIQCQTGMIPGPDTILSDEVRLSCSRDAAGLIANSGAALRFFNAATRKMRRERGPLWEGDTQP from the coding sequence ATGTCCGTGAATGATATTGAAGAAATCCGTAAACTGCGCATCCAGTTGGCTGAATGCTATCATCTGGTTGACTACTTTGGCTGGACCGAGGGGATCTTCAACCATATTTCCGTTCGCCTGCCTGGTGCGCAGCGGCGTTATCTCGTCAATGCCTTTGGCCTCAATTATGATGAAGTCACGCCGGATAACCTGATCGAAGTCGATTCAGGTGGCAAGCTGATCGGCGACCCGCCAGAAAAACCCAATCCCGCCGGTTTTGCCCTGCATGGTTCCATCCATACGGCACGCGATGATATTCATTGCGTCATTCACACGCACACGACACCCATCTGTGCGGTGGCGATGAAGCAGGGCGGTTTCAGTTACGATAATTTTTACGGGGCGCAGTTGTTTGGCCGTGTGGCCTACCATGATTTTGAAGGCATTACCCTGTACGATTCCGAACGCCCCAGCATGCTGCAAAGCCTGGGGGACAGGCATGTGCTTGTGCTGCGCAACCATGGCATCGCGGTTGGTGAACTCGATATTCCGCGCACGTTCTTCCTGCTCTGGATCGTGCAGCGCGCGGCCGAAATCCAGTGCCAGACCGGCATGATTCCGGGGCCCGACACCATCCTGTCCGATGAGGTCAGGCTGTCATGCTCGCGTGATGCCGCAGGGCTTATCGCCAATTCGGGTGCGGCCTTGCGGTTCTTCAACGCCGCCACACGCAAGATGCGCCGTGAACGGGGTCCGTTGTGGGAAGGAGACACGCAGCCATGA
- a CDS encoding PDR/VanB family oxidoreductase, producing the protein MTTLSVRVRNPVWHGGIVLFSLEAANGQALPPFQAGAHIDVHLPNGMMRQYSLCGDPADTASYRLGVLLDPASRGGSIALHEAVREGELLQIGVPRNLFPLEPGAQHAVLIGGGIGITPMVAMAYELHDRGETFELHYVVRAGNDAAFRALLDATPFAGAVRYHVRDPEGTTPRFDPQATIRQARARAAQPCQVYTCGPVALMQAVERAVAEAGLAPSCFHQEKFSGDPVTGGDTFEIMAARAGVRTTVGADETIVAALARAGVKIKTSCENGVCGTCLADVLEGVPEHRDEYLTEEERAENDQIVLCCSRSRSPLLVVDV; encoded by the coding sequence ATGACGACCCTTTCCGTACGGGTGCGCAACCCGGTGTGGCACGGCGGTATCGTGCTGTTCTCGCTTGAGGCGGCGAACGGCCAGGCCCTTCCCCCCTTCCAGGCGGGCGCGCATATCGATGTGCATCTGCCCAATGGCATGATGCGGCAGTATTCGCTCTGTGGCGACCCGGCCGATACTGCCAGCTACAGGCTTGGCGTCCTGCTTGATCCGGCGTCACGCGGCGGTTCCATTGCCCTGCATGAGGCGGTCAGGGAAGGGGAACTCCTGCAGATCGGCGTGCCGCGCAATCTCTTCCCGCTTGAACCGGGTGCGCAGCATGCCGTGCTGATCGGTGGCGGCATCGGCATTACCCCCATGGTCGCCATGGCGTATGAACTGCATGACCGGGGAGAGACATTCGAACTGCATTATGTCGTCCGCGCCGGTAACGATGCCGCTTTCCGCGCCCTGCTTGATGCCACGCCCTTCGCCGGGGCCGTGCGGTACCACGTGCGCGACCCGGAGGGCACGACCCCGCGCTTTGACCCGCAGGCGACCATCCGGCAGGCCAGGGCACGTGCTGCGCAGCCCTGCCAGGTCTATACCTGCGGGCCGGTGGCGCTGATGCAGGCGGTGGAAAGGGCGGTGGCGGAAGCCGGGCTGGCGCCGTCATGCTTCCATCAGGAAAAATTCTCGGGGGACCCCGTAACCGGCGGTGATACGTTCGAGATCATGGCAGCCCGTGCAGGCGTGCGCACCACGGTGGGCGCGGATGAAACCATTGTCGCGGCCCTGGCGCGTGCGGGGGTGAAGATCAAGACCTCATGCGAGAATGGCGTGTGCGGCACCTGCCTTGCCGATGTCCTTGAAGGCGTGCCCGAACACCGTGATGAATACCTGACCGAGGAAGAACGCGCGGAAAACGACCAGATCGTGCTCTGCTGTTCGCGTTCACGTTCCCCGTTGCTTGTGGTGGACGTGTAG
- a CDS encoding SDR family NAD(P)-dependent oxidoreductase, with product MRIGIVTGGAAGLGADIAIALHAAGMKVVIADIDAEAAARTAQKLDPSGNTAWGLGMDVGCEKAVQAAVDTIVAAWGAPWLLVNNASIMQACPVLDIALDSFDAVMRVNLRGTFITSQIIGRIMRAQGAGRIVNIASLAGQNGGTATGAHYAASKGGVLTLTKVFARDLAPHGVMVNAISPGPLELPSVENTVGAEKAQAIRSALPGGRLGDPGYIAAMVIMLAREDAAAMTGATVDINSGLYMR from the coding sequence ATGCGGATCGGTATTGTAACGGGTGGTGCTGCCGGACTGGGGGCGGATATCGCCATCGCCCTTCATGCCGCCGGCATGAAAGTGGTTATTGCCGATATTGATGCCGAGGCCGCGGCCCGCACGGCGCAGAAGCTGGACCCATCGGGCAACACGGCCTGGGGGCTGGGGATGGATGTCGGCTGCGAGAAAGCCGTGCAGGCGGCGGTGGATACCATCGTCGCGGCATGGGGGGCGCCCTGGCTTCTGGTCAATAACGCCTCCATCATGCAGGCCTGCCCGGTGCTGGATATTGCGCTTGATTCATTCGATGCGGTGATGCGGGTCAACCTGCGGGGCACGTTCATCACATCGCAGATCATCGGTCGCATCATGCGCGCGCAGGGCGCGGGGCGTATTGTCAATATCGCCTCGCTGGCGGGCCAGAATGGCGGCACGGCCACGGGGGCGCATTACGCGGCCTCCAAGGGGGGGGTGTTGACCCTGACCAAGGTATTCGCGCGCGATCTAGCCCCCCATGGGGTGATGGTCAACGCCATTTCTCCCGGGCCGCTGGAACTGCCTTCGGTTGAAAATACGGTCGGGGCGGAAAAGGCGCAGGCCATCCGTTCCGCCCTGCCCGGTGGGCGACTGGGTGATCCGGGCTATATTGCTGCCATGGTGATCATGCTCGCGCGTGAGGACGCCGCCGCCATGACCGGGGCCACGGTTGATATCAACAGCGGATTGTACATGCGATGA
- a CDS encoding amidase yields the protein MSDMSSPFCLRLEGEGDGPRVAIKDTIAIKGYPTRAGSQALADAPPEAHNAEVVDRLLAAGCVIVGKTKLHELAYGVTGINKAQGTPLNPLYPDYVPGGSSSGSAAAVACAEADFALGTDTGGSIRIPAACCGVFGLKPSFGLVSRQGILPPRTTLDCVGPFAPTARWITRAMEMIAPRFRNVALPQGLRVGVLDVPSAPVMHEMVRYMAELSGGIVTHHVLPGFAEAYTAGMDIIAAETFTASGHLLATGRIAPDVAVRLEKAGQISQETLDRAEEARARFTAQTDALLREVDVIMLPTLPEPPPRLGTPPGGPQVLRITEMVRPFNLSGHPAYAVPVRTLHEFPVSLQLVGRKGEDGLLCALAEFLEQRFPQHIGLRSTPVTTEG from the coding sequence ATGTCCGATATGTCATCTCCATTCTGCCTGCGCCTTGAAGGGGAGGGAGACGGCCCGCGAGTCGCCATAAAAGATACGATTGCCATAAAGGGCTACCCCACCCGGGCGGGCTCGCAGGCGCTGGCCGATGCCCCGCCCGAGGCCCATAATGCTGAAGTGGTGGACCGGCTTCTGGCTGCCGGGTGCGTCATTGTCGGCAAGACAAAACTGCATGAGCTGGCTTATGGCGTAACCGGCATCAACAAGGCACAGGGAACGCCGCTCAATCCGCTCTATCCTGATTACGTGCCCGGTGGTTCGTCCAGCGGCTCGGCGGCTGCCGTTGCATGCGCGGAGGCCGATTTCGCCCTTGGCACGGATACGGGTGGCTCCATCCGCATTCCTGCCGCCTGTTGCGGTGTGTTTGGCCTCAAGCCCAGCTTTGGCCTGGTGTCGCGCCAGGGCATTCTGCCGCCCCGCACCACGCTGGACTGCGTGGGGCCGTTCGCGCCCACCGCGCGGTGGATCACGCGAGCCATGGAAATGATTGCGCCACGGTTCCGTAATGTTGCTTTACCGCAAGGATTGCGCGTGGGCGTGCTCGATGTGCCGTCTGCGCCGGTCATGCACGAAATGGTGCGATACATGGCCGAGCTGAGCGGCGGCATCGTGACCCATCATGTCCTGCCCGGATTTGCCGAGGCCTATACCGCTGGCATGGACATTATTGCCGCCGAGACATTCACTGCCTCCGGGCATCTGCTCGCAACCGGTCGCATTGCCCCCGATGTCGCGGTGCGGCTGGAGAAAGCCGGGCAGATCAGTCAGGAAACCCTTGACCGTGCGGAAGAGGCAAGGGCGCGCTTTACTGCGCAAACGGACGCGCTCCTGCGGGAGGTCGATGTCATCATGCTGCCCACATTGCCCGAGCCACCTCCGCGACTGGGCACACCGCCTGGCGGCCCGCAGGTGCTGCGCATTACCGAAATGGTCCGGCCTTTCAATCTGAGCGGTCATCCCGCTTATGCCGTGCCGGTCAGGACCTTGCATGAATTTCCCGTATCGCTTCAGCTCGTCGGGCGCAAAGGGGAGGACGGCCTGCTCTGTGCTCTCGCGGAATTTCTGGAACAGCGCTTTCCCCAGCACATAGGTCTGCGCAGCACCCCCGTCACGACCGAAGGATGA
- a CDS encoding nuclear transport factor 2 family protein produces the protein MSQTLSDTRLQALMADVAALRAESDIRRLISRYAFLCDTPLPDPTLPDDDARVEAIVDLYAPDAVWEGVGEYYDNQFGQVQGHDGIRAHFRKFWARRNPSLVLNCHYMTSEQIHVHGDEADGQWVHFQPWIFSDGTSVLRSSRLNNRFRMVDGVWKIARYRTENVFIAPLPQGWAESFPSRSDLMK, from the coding sequence ATGTCACAGACACTATCCGACACCCGACTGCAGGCACTCATGGCTGATGTCGCGGCACTGCGCGCGGAATCCGATATCCGCCGCCTCATTTCCCGCTACGCCTTTCTGTGTGACACTCCGCTGCCCGATCCCACGCTGCCCGATGACGACGCGCGCGTGGAAGCCATTGTCGATCTGTATGCGCCTGATGCCGTATGGGAAGGGGTGGGCGAGTATTATGACAACCAGTTCGGCCAGGTGCAGGGGCATGACGGGATCCGGGCGCATTTCCGCAAATTCTGGGCGCGGCGCAATCCTTCCCTGGTGCTGAACTGCCATTACATGACATCGGAACAGATTCATGTGCATGGGGATGAGGCGGATGGGCAGTGGGTTCATTTCCAGCCATGGATATTCAGCGATGGCACCTCCGTTCTGCGCTCCAGCCGGCTGAACAACAGGTTCCGCATGGTGGATGGCGTATGGAAAATTGCCCGCTACCGCACCGAGAATGTTTTTATCGCCCCGCTGCCACAGGGGTGGGCTGAATCGTTTCCATCCCGGTCCGATCTTATGAAATAG
- a CDS encoding ketopantoate reductase family protein, with translation MDINEPRICVAGIGAIGGLLAGLLGQRYRRLSVVARGATLDTIRNQGLCLDMEGTPHVVHPAHADVTAPDEIQDIIILCGKSYHLPGLARAVAGAVGPDTVIIPVVNGIPWWFATPGMPDAAKALAHLLDPAGTLGATFARRNIMGCVAYAFAAQAATGKIVSHKKPLLMLGDITPDPAGDLKQVTTILQAAGIGVQACPDIRAALWTKLAANLATNPVSVLCPATLAQLGHDAHSASVIEAIVHETLAIGRAYGVTADMSAVDIMALIRKGPAHRTSMLQDFLAGRMLELDAIGIAPLLLASHANLPAPVIHAIVNLTRFRASTMQADGPG, from the coding sequence ATGGACATCAACGAACCCAGGATCTGTGTTGCCGGTATCGGGGCCATTGGCGGGCTGCTTGCCGGCCTGCTCGGCCAGCGCTACCGCCGGCTGTCGGTGGTGGCGCGCGGCGCAACGCTGGACACCATCCGTAATCAGGGCCTGTGCCTTGATATGGAAGGTACACCCCACGTTGTCCATCCAGCCCATGCGGATGTAACGGCACCCGATGAGATACAGGATATCATCATCCTGTGCGGAAAATCCTATCATCTGCCCGGGCTGGCGCGCGCGGTGGCGGGGGCCGTGGGGCCGGATACGGTCATCATTCCCGTCGTCAATGGCATACCCTGGTGGTTTGCCACCCCCGGCATGCCTGACGCGGCAAAAGCGCTTGCTCACCTGCTTGACCCCGCCGGCACGCTGGGAGCCACGTTTGCACGGCGCAACATCATGGGCTGCGTGGCCTATGCCTTTGCCGCGCAGGCGGCAACCGGCAAAATCGTATCGCACAAAAAGCCGTTGCTGATGCTGGGCGATATTACGCCCGACCCGGCGGGGGACCTGAAGCAGGTCACCACAATCTTGCAGGCGGCAGGCATTGGCGTGCAGGCATGCCCCGATATCCGCGCCGCATTATGGACCAAGCTTGCGGCAAACCTCGCCACCAACCCGGTTTCCGTCCTGTGCCCGGCAACGCTGGCGCAACTCGGACACGATGCCCACAGCGCCAGCGTCATCGAGGCGATTGTACACGAAACGCTGGCCATAGGCCGGGCCTATGGTGTTACGGCCGACATGAGTGCTGTCGATATCATGGCCCTGATCCGCAAGGGGCCAGCGCATCGTACCTCCATGCTGCAGGACTTTCTGGCCGGGCGCATGCTGGAACTTGATGCGATAGGCATCGCGCCACTGCTGCTTGCCAGCCATGCCAATCTTCCCGCTCCCGTTATCCACGCGATAGTCAATCTGACACGTTTCCGGGCCTCTACCATGCAGGCAGATGGTCCCGGCTAA